One stretch of Natranaerovirga pectinivora DNA includes these proteins:
- the dxs gene encoding 1-deoxy-D-xylulose-5-phosphate synthase: protein MTILNRVNSPSDIKKLSKLELEQLAYSIRAHLLETLSVTGGHLSSNLGVVELTLALHYCFDSPIDKLIWDVGHQSYIHKILTGRKEQLKTIRSFKGISGFPKTKENEHDVFNTGHSSTSISAALGFAKARDLKNEKNHIISIIGDGSLTGGMAFEALNNAGSLKSNFIVVLNDNNMSISKNVGGLSKYLDSLRTEPFYTNFKGDIEQFLKKIPKIGDNVINTVRKSKESIKQFLVPGMLFEELGFTYLGPVDGHNLVDLIQTFKNAKRLNQPVFIHVKTKKGKGYKPAEENPAKFHGTQSFELKTGIVKATNNQETYSDVFGKKIVELANKDERLVAITAAMPEGTGLKSFSKIFPKRFYDVGIAEQHAVTFAAGMAASGLKPIVAIYSSFLQRAYDQIIHDVCLQNLPVIFAIDRSGLVGNDGETHQGIFDISFLSHIPNLTVISPKDKLDLIQGLEFAINHNGPVAIRYPKGKIYECNESIGMPYTIGKSEVIYKEKDIALIAVGNTYETVNKVYKKLKEKNLNVTLVNARFIKPIDEELIKELTREHQFIFTFEENVIDGGYGQKVQYFVKDGCENNTIIKCFALPNTYIEQGSITELRYEYGFDENTLLEKINDMITNTKADKGEV from the coding sequence ATGACAATTTTAAATAGGGTTAATAGTCCTAGTGATATAAAAAAACTAAGTAAACTAGAATTAGAGCAGCTAGCATACAGTATTAGAGCCCATCTTCTTGAGACACTAAGTGTAACAGGTGGACATTTAAGCTCTAATTTAGGTGTTGTAGAGCTAACTTTAGCATTACACTATTGCTTTGATTCACCAATAGATAAATTGATTTGGGATGTTGGACATCAATCATACATACATAAGATATTGACTGGAAGAAAAGAACAATTAAAAACAATAAGATCCTTTAAGGGGATTAGTGGATTTCCTAAAACCAAGGAGAATGAACATGATGTTTTTAATACGGGACACAGTTCAACATCCATTTCCGCGGCATTAGGCTTTGCCAAAGCAAGAGATTTAAAGAATGAAAAAAACCATATCATATCAATCATTGGAGATGGCTCTTTGACCGGAGGTATGGCATTTGAAGCACTTAATAATGCTGGAAGTCTAAAATCCAATTTTATAGTTGTATTAAATGATAACAATATGTCTATATCCAAAAATGTAGGGGGGTTATCTAAATACCTAGACTCTCTACGAACAGAGCCTTTTTATACAAATTTTAAAGGGGATATAGAGCAATTCCTTAAAAAAATCCCTAAAATTGGGGACAATGTTATTAATACAGTTAGAAAATCTAAAGAGAGTATAAAGCAATTCCTTGTTCCAGGAATGTTGTTTGAAGAGTTAGGCTTTACTTATTTAGGTCCAGTAGATGGACATAATTTAGTAGATCTTATTCAAACATTTAAAAATGCAAAACGATTAAATCAACCTGTTTTTATACATGTTAAAACTAAAAAAGGAAAAGGTTATAAACCAGCAGAAGAAAATCCAGCAAAATTTCATGGGACACAATCTTTTGAACTAAAAACGGGTATTGTAAAAGCAACTAATAATCAAGAGACCTATTCGGATGTTTTTGGAAAAAAAATTGTGGAACTTGCAAATAAAGACGAAAGGCTTGTAGCTATTACAGCAGCAATGCCTGAGGGAACAGGTCTTAAAAGCTTCTCTAAGATATTTCCTAAAAGATTTTATGATGTTGGCATTGCAGAACAACATGCTGTTACTTTTGCAGCGGGAATGGCAGCAAGTGGGCTAAAACCAATTGTAGCAATATATTCTTCTTTTTTACAAAGAGCATATGATCAGATTATTCACGATGTATGTCTTCAAAATCTACCTGTGATTTTTGCTATTGATCGATCCGGACTAGTTGGTAATGATGGAGAAACCCATCAAGGTATCTTTGATATTTCTTTTTTGTCCCATATACCTAATTTAACAGTTATTTCTCCTAAGGATAAACTCGATTTGATACAAGGCCTTGAATTTGCCATTAACCATAATGGACCAGTTGCCATTAGATATCCTAAAGGAAAAATTTATGAATGTAATGAAAGTATAGGAATGCCTTATACTATAGGGAAAAGTGAAGTTATATATAAGGAAAAGGATATAGCACTTATTGCTGTAGGGAATACTTATGAAACTGTAAATAAAGTCTACAAAAAATTAAAAGAGAAAAATCTTAATGTAACATTAGTTAATGCAAGATTTATAAAGCCAATTGATGAGGAATTAATCAAAGAGCTAACAAGGGAGCATCAATTTATTTTTACTTTTGAAGAAAATGTAATAGATGGTGGCTATGGTCAAAAGGTACAGTATTTTGTAAAAGATGGATGTGAAAACAACACTATAATTAAATGTTTTGCCTTGCCAAATACGTACATTGAACAAGGTAGTATTACAGAGTTAAGATATGAATATGGGTTTGACGAAAATACATTATTAGAGAAAATTAATGATATGATCACAAATACCAAAGCTGATAAAGGTGAAGTTTAA
- a CDS encoding NAD(+)/NADH kinase, with the protein MENFGILTNRSKDPDFEMTKLIAKWLEDNNKTVVLTTELLESSEDNKVNMADEALYKVMDCAIILGGDGTIIHSARKLAVHEVPIVGVNLGTVGFLAEVEKKDALNVLEKILSEEYVIENRMMLSTSIISSNGNMINAGIGLNDVVVTRGGFSRIIELSVYVNGQLIDIYYADGMIVSTPTGSTAYSLSAGGPILNPATEMMVITPICPHSLTARSIVVSGEDEVWVKVEDIRNKEDGDVLVTIDGQIGYKLNKNDKIVIKNAAHKTKLVKLKDNNFYTLLRKKIGCHLKERKPK; encoded by the coding sequence ATGGAGAATTTTGGTATATTAACAAATCGTAGTAAAGATCCAGACTTTGAAATGACCAAGCTAATAGCAAAATGGCTAGAAGATAATAATAAAACGGTGGTTTTGACTACTGAACTATTAGAAAGCTCCGAGGATAATAAAGTGAATATGGCGGATGAAGCCCTTTATAAAGTTATGGATTGTGCTATAATTCTTGGTGGAGATGGAACCATTATACATTCTGCAAGAAAATTGGCAGTACATGAAGTACCGATTGTTGGTGTGAATCTTGGAACTGTTGGTTTTTTGGCTGAAGTAGAAAAAAAAGACGCTTTAAATGTATTGGAAAAAATATTATCAGAAGAATATGTTATAGAAAATAGAATGATGCTATCTACAAGTATTATTAGCTCTAATGGCAATATGATTAATGCTGGCATAGGATTAAATGATGTTGTTGTTACAAGAGGTGGCTTTTCAAGAATAATAGAATTATCTGTATATGTAAATGGTCAATTAATTGATATTTATTATGCAGATGGGATGATAGTATCTACACCTACTGGATCTACGGCATATAGTTTATCAGCAGGGGGACCCATATTAAACCCAGCTACTGAGATGATGGTTATAACGCCAATTTGCCCACACTCCCTTACTGCTAGAAGTATTGTTGTTTCTGGTGAAGATGAAGTTTGGGTGAAAGTAGAAGACATTAGAAATAAAGAGGACGGAGATGTCTTAGTTACAATTGATGGACAAATAGGTTATAAACTAAATAAAAACGATAAAATCGTAATAAAAAATGCAGCACATAAAACAAAATTGGTAAAATTAAAAGATAATAATTTTTATACATTGTTGAGGAAAAAAATTGGATGCCACTTGAAAGAGAGGAAACCGAAATGA
- the spo0A gene encoding sporulation transcription factor Spo0A yields MNKIKVAVVDDNEKMCCLLEEILKSEDDIEVVGKAYNGIEGVKLIKEKQPDVVLLDIIMPQLDGLGVLENVNKDSQINNPPVFIMISAIGQERITENALNLGAEYYIMKPFDNETIVRRIKQLKGRFELLNTEKRRNSIFENHSSSSKMLTNRSLETEVTSIIHEIGVPAHIKGYQYLRDAIMMSINDMDMLNSITKLLYPSIAKRHKTTPSRVERAIRHAIEVAWSRGKMDTIDKLFGYTINNGKGKPTNSEFIALISDKLRLELRVS; encoded by the coding sequence TTGAATAAAATTAAAGTGGCTGTAGTAGATGATAATGAAAAAATGTGTTGCCTTCTAGAAGAAATATTAAAATCCGAAGATGACATTGAGGTTGTAGGAAAAGCCTATAATGGAATAGAAGGGGTAAAGTTAATTAAAGAAAAGCAACCAGATGTTGTATTATTAGATATTATAATGCCACAGTTAGATGGCCTTGGTGTATTAGAGAATGTTAATAAAGATTCACAAATTAACAATCCACCAGTATTTATAATGATCTCTGCAATAGGTCAAGAGAGAATAACAGAAAATGCATTAAATTTAGGAGCAGAGTATTATATAATGAAACCCTTTGATAATGAAACGATTGTAAGACGTATCAAACAATTAAAAGGCAGATTTGAATTATTAAACACTGAGAAAAGAAGAAATTCCATTTTCGAAAATCATTCATCATCTTCTAAAATGCTAACAAATAGAAGTCTTGAAACAGAAGTGACAAGCATTATACATGAGATAGGTGTTCCAGCTCATATAAAAGGATATCAATACCTTAGAGATGCAATAATGATGTCAATAAACGATATGGATATGTTAAACTCTATCACAAAATTATTATATCCATCCATAGCTAAAAGACATAAAACGACTCCTAGTAGAGTTGAAAGAGCCATTCGACATGCTATAGAAGTTGCTTGGAGTAGAGGAAAAATGGATACCATTGACAAATTATTTGGGTATACAATTAATAATGGAAAAGGTAAACCAACAAACTCTGAATTTATTGCATTGATTTCTGATAAATTAAGATTAGAATTAAGAGTAAGTTAA
- the argR gene encoding arginine repressor, whose amino-acid sequence MKIERQSKILQLINQYDIETQEDLAKKLTDAGFNVTQATISRDIRELRLTKAPASNGVHKYVVLENKEQQLSDKYIRILKDGFLSMERAQNIIVLKTVSGMAMAVAAALDAIQIYEVVGCIAGDDTIFCAVRTDDETIQVMEKIKRIVHSKGTI is encoded by the coding sequence ATGAAAATAGAACGTCAATCAAAAATTCTTCAGTTAATAAACCAATATGATATAGAAACACAAGAAGATTTGGCTAAAAAACTAACGGATGCAGGATTCAATGTTACACAAGCAACTATTTCTAGAGATATAAGGGAGCTTAGATTAACGAAGGCTCCTGCTAGTAATGGTGTGCATAAATATGTTGTTCTTGAAAACAAAGAGCAACAATTAAGCGATAAATACATAAGAATCTTAAAAGATGGTTTTTTATCAATGGAGAGAGCGCAGAACATTATTGTTTTAAAAACAGTATCAGGAATGGCTATGGCTGTAGCTGCTGCCTTAGATGCTATTCAAATCTATGAAGTTGTAGGTTGTATAGCTGGAGATGACACTATTTTTTGTGCCGTTAGGACAGATGATGAAACCATACAAGTGATGGAAAAAATAAAGAGAATCGTTCATAGCAAAGGCACAATCTAG
- the recN gene encoding DNA repair protein RecN has product MNVLVYLHVKNLALIDEVEVDFNQGLNILTGETGAGKSIIIDSINSALGAKTSKDIIRTGCDYALIELLFTIEDPHTIERIKSYDIPIDDNNEVLITRKINTNGRSVHKINGQSATALMIKNIASYLIDIHGQHEHQSLLNKSKHLEILDQFCGEELEENKRILQDLYKKYINQKKKLQEQAMDEDKRQREISFLEFEINEIETARLQQGEDEEVNKVYKLLSNSREITEVLNKVYDFTGSGVDLEVSVSNSIGKAIKLLSHIDKMDDGLTSIKDQFINVENLLNDINREILHFIDNITVDEEELFKAEERMNCINALKSKYGNSISDILKYLDESKEKHFELQNYEILKNQLEEALKKTEHTINEVCENITKIRLQKSKEIAKEIKKSLVDLNFLDVQFEITIKRMAQFTKNGWDDVEFMISTNPGESIKPLGKVASGGELSRIMLAIKSILANTDEIGTLIFDEIDVGISGRTAQKVSEKLALIARHHQVICITHLPQIAAMADKHFVIEKSTANNKTNTTIYPLKDENIYNEIARLISGVEVTDLVLHSAKEMKELANKVKEII; this is encoded by the coding sequence ATGAATGTGTTAGTTTATTTGCATGTAAAAAACTTGGCCTTAATAGATGAAGTTGAAGTGGACTTTAATCAAGGGTTAAATATTTTAACAGGTGAGACAGGAGCAGGTAAATCAATTATAATTGATTCTATTAATAGTGCATTAGGCGCTAAAACCTCTAAAGATATTATTAGAACAGGTTGTGATTATGCCCTTATAGAATTGTTATTTACCATTGAAGATCCTCATACTATTGAACGTATTAAAAGCTATGACATACCTATAGATGATAACAATGAAGTTCTAATAACAAGAAAAATAAATACTAATGGTCGGAGTGTACATAAAATAAATGGACAAAGCGCTACGGCATTAATGATTAAAAATATTGCAAGTTATTTAATTGACATACATGGTCAACATGAGCATCAATCCTTGTTAAATAAGAGTAAACATCTAGAAATATTGGATCAATTTTGTGGTGAGGAATTAGAAGAAAATAAAAGGATTTTACAAGATCTATATAAAAAATATATAAATCAAAAGAAAAAGTTACAAGAACAAGCTATGGATGAAGATAAAAGGCAAAGAGAAATATCCTTTTTAGAATTTGAGATCAATGAAATTGAAACTGCTCGATTACAACAAGGGGAAGATGAAGAAGTTAATAAGGTATATAAACTCCTTTCTAATTCTAGAGAAATTACAGAAGTTCTGAATAAAGTTTATGATTTTACAGGAAGCGGTGTAGACTTAGAAGTTTCTGTATCTAATTCTATTGGTAAAGCAATTAAACTATTAAGCCATATCGATAAAATGGATGATGGATTAACAAGTATAAAAGACCAATTTATTAATGTGGAAAATTTATTAAATGATATTAATAGAGAAATCCTTCATTTCATAGACAATATTACCGTTGATGAAGAAGAATTATTTAAGGCAGAAGAACGAATGAACTGTATCAATGCTTTAAAATCTAAATATGGCAATAGTATTTCGGATATACTAAAGTACTTAGATGAAAGCAAAGAAAAACACTTTGAGCTTCAAAATTATGAGATACTTAAAAACCAACTAGAAGAAGCATTAAAAAAGACTGAACATACAATTAATGAAGTTTGTGAAAACATAACGAAGATTAGATTACAAAAGTCAAAAGAAATAGCAAAGGAAATTAAAAAATCACTAGTAGATTTAAATTTTTTAGACGTCCAATTTGAAATAACAATTAAAAGAATGGCACAGTTTACAAAGAACGGTTGGGATGATGTTGAATTTATGATTTCAACAAATCCAGGTGAAAGCATAAAACCTTTAGGGAAAGTTGCATCAGGTGGAGAGTTGTCAAGGATAATGTTGGCGATAAAATCAATATTAGCTAATACTGATGAAATAGGTACATTAATATTTGATGAAATTGATGTAGGTATAAGTGGTAGGACAGCACAGAAAGTTTCTGAAAAACTTGCATTAATTGCGAGACATCATCAAGTCATATGTATTACCCACTTGCCACAAATTGCAGCTATGGCAGATAAACATTTTGTAATAGAAAAGTCAACAGCAAACAATAAAACAAATACAACAATTTATCCTTTGAAAGATGAAAATATTTACAATGAAATTGCAAGATTGATAAGTGGTGTTGAAGTTACGGATTTAGTTTTACATAGTGCAAAAGAAATGAAAGAATTGGCAAATAAAGTAAAAGAAATAATATAA
- the spoIVB gene encoding SpoIVB peptidase: MNRNNKIYRKILIFATIFSLLFTIIYGSNQYINLYIPDEMKLIVDRDESFEFNVPIQAHFTSEKQGVLSINESNVPKDRINLSEPFSVRSSETGEISVQLKLFGIIPIKNVKVNVISQDELIPAGLTVGVVVSTNGVMVLGTGVVNGADGLNYEPAKGVLKTGDYIIKINDTKINSKEELVEHINIYGEKDITLTINRNGDIKNVNVTPIKSMGDNDYKLGIWVRDDTQGIGTITYIDEKDNRFGALGHGITDADTKQLISVADGEILETRITSITKGQRGFPGEISGVIIKDKENILGSVDKNTEYGIFGNVNEAIFNHIERKPLKIGLKHEIEVGQAFIRSFVDEEIKDYEIKITKVYLGNGDINKGMIIEVVDEGLLERTNGIVQGMSGSPIIQNDKIIGAVTHVFIQDSTRGYGTFIENMLRVAH, translated from the coding sequence ATGAACAGAAATAATAAGATTTATAGAAAAATATTAATATTCGCAACGATTTTTTCCCTTTTATTTACTATAATATATGGTTCTAACCAATATATTAATCTATACATTCCAGATGAAATGAAACTTATAGTTGATCGTGATGAGAGCTTTGAATTTAATGTTCCAATACAGGCCCATTTTACATCAGAAAAACAAGGTGTTCTTAGTATTAATGAATCTAATGTCCCAAAGGATAGAATTAATCTAAGTGAACCTTTTTCAGTGAGATCTAGTGAAACTGGAGAGATATCAGTTCAACTTAAATTATTTGGCATCATACCCATCAAAAACGTTAAAGTGAATGTTATTTCACAGGATGAGTTAATTCCTGCTGGTTTAACAGTTGGTGTTGTTGTATCAACCAATGGAGTTATGGTCCTTGGTACAGGGGTTGTAAATGGTGCAGATGGGTTAAATTATGAGCCAGCCAAAGGGGTATTAAAAACAGGAGATTATATTATAAAAATTAATGATACTAAAATCAATTCAAAAGAGGAATTAGTAGAACACATTAATATTTATGGTGAAAAAGATATAACATTAACTATTAATAGAAATGGAGATATAAAAAATGTGAATGTTACTCCTATAAAAAGTATGGGAGATAATGACTATAAATTGGGTATTTGGGTTAGAGATGATACCCAAGGGATAGGTACCATTACTTATATTGATGAAAAGGACAATAGGTTTGGTGCGTTAGGTCATGGGATAACAGATGCGGATACCAAACAGTTAATATCCGTTGCTGATGGTGAGATTTTAGAAACAAGAATAACAAGTATAACAAAAGGTCAAAGAGGTTTTCCAGGAGAAATATCTGGTGTTATTATTAAAGACAAAGAAAATATTTTAGGTTCAGTGGATAAAAACACAGAATATGGTATTTTTGGCAATGTAAATGAGGCTATATTTAATCATATAGAAAGAAAACCATTAAAAATCGGTTTAAAACACGAAATAGAAGTCGGTCAGGCTTTTATAAGAAGTTTTGTTGACGAAGAAATCAAAGATTATGAAATAAAAATAACAAAAGTTTATCTAGGCAATGGTGATATAAATAAAGGTATGATTATTGAAGTTGTTGATGAAGGTTTATTAGAAAGAACAAACGGAATAGTGCAAGGAATGAGTGGGAGTCCAATTATACAAAATGATAAAATTATTGGTGCAGTAACTCATGTATTTATACAAGATTCAACAAGAGGTTATGGGACTTTTATCGAAAATATGTTGAGAGTAGCACATTAA
- a CDS encoding spore coat protein, producing MMQEKDMVNDALSQLKSSLTTYSTAISECDNQQLRQTLQQIRNQCEQSQYELYQMAKSKSLYQPAQQANQQEIQQVRSQHQGMN from the coding sequence ATGATGCAAGAAAAAGATATGGTGAATGATGCGTTAAGTCAATTAAAGAGTAGTTTAACTACTTATTCTACTGCTATTTCGGAATGTGATAATCAACAATTAAGACAAACATTACAACAAATAAGAAATCAATGTGAACAGTCTCAGTATGAATTATATCAAATGGCAAAATCAAAGAGTTTATATCAACCAGCACAACAAGCTAATCAACAAGAGATTCAACAAGTTCGTTCACAACACCAAGGTATGAATTAA
- a CDS encoding TlyA family RNA methyltransferase, with the protein MKERLDILLVNRQLAESREKAKTLIMTGNVFVDGQREDKAGTKVDEKAQIEIKGNPNPYVSRGGLKLEKAINAFEIHLKDKICMDVGASTGGFTDCMLQNGAKKVYSIDVGYGQFAWKLRQDPRVVCMEKTNIRHVEPEHISDKVDFVSIDVSFISLKKVLEPVKKLMSMNSEIVCLIKPQFEAGREQVGKKGVVRDKTIHIDVIEEVIQFSEKIGFVIKNLDYSPVKGPEGNIEYLLYMNNSEVISEELKLEIKEIVEKAHSNL; encoded by the coding sequence ATGAAAGAAAGATTAGATATATTATTAGTAAACAGACAATTAGCAGAATCAAGAGAAAAAGCAAAAACTTTAATTATGACTGGGAATGTATTTGTAGACGGACAAAGGGAAGACAAAGCAGGAACAAAAGTAGATGAAAAAGCTCAGATCGAAATTAAAGGAAATCCTAATCCATATGTAAGCAGAGGTGGGTTGAAGCTTGAAAAAGCTATTAATGCCTTCGAAATTCATCTGAAAGATAAAATTTGTATGGATGTAGGGGCGTCTACTGGTGGATTTACAGACTGTATGCTTCAAAATGGTGCAAAGAAAGTTTACTCAATAGATGTTGGATACGGACAATTTGCATGGAAACTTAGACAGGACCCAAGGGTTGTTTGTATGGAAAAAACCAATATCAGACATGTTGAACCTGAGCATATTAGTGATAAAGTTGATTTTGTCTCTATTGATGTTTCATTTATTTCTTTAAAGAAAGTACTAGAACCTGTTAAAAAGCTAATGAGCATGAATAGCGAAATAGTTTGTCTTATTAAACCACAATTCGAAGCAGGAAGAGAACAAGTAGGTAAAAAAGGTGTTGTTAGAGATAAAACAATTCATATAGATGTTATAGAAGAGGTCATTCAATTTAGTGAAAAGATAGGATTTGTTATTAAAAACTTAGACTACTCTCCTGTTAAAGGACCTGAAGGTAATATTGAGTATCTATTATATATGAATAATAGTGAAGTAATTAGTGAAGAATTAAAATTAGAAATCAAAGAAATAGTTGAAAAAGCTCATAGTAATCTATAA